GCGAAACTGGTCTCTTGATGCAATGTTGTTCTGGATACCAGCTATACGGTCATAGCTGATTGCGATGTGGATGATGTCCATGAGAATTGTTATCAACATGCCAACTAGATACTAAAAAAGAAAGCAGGACATAGAATTAAGGAAAAGAAAGGAATCCATCATGGTGTCCAATACCCACATTTGCTTTTCTAGTTTTTAAGCACCATTCCCCAGCTTGTAGGCTGTGGCCACTAATAACCTTTGATGCAGATATTTACAGCATAAGCTTTCATTAAGACCCAGAAGTACAAGATTATTCCAGGTGATGAAAGAACATATGTGAATCCAGCATCAGGCTGACACACCCATGGGATAAAGTTCTCAGCTGTTACAATATGTTTGAGCATTCACGTTAGGACATGTTTTTTAGTAAGCTGTCCCCCCCCAATCATGACTCATAAAAGTCAGGATGAACAAGAATGTTTTAAAAACTCAGACAACTCTTAACCAAAGCAGCAGAGCGCTTGGAAAGGTCATGCAAGTGAATACATGCATCCTATCACGCAATATGGGTAAGCACAGTCTTAATGCTTATTCCTTGCTGTAATGCTCTATTTTTGTGCCGAGCTGATGTGATCATAAGCCACAATCTTGTATTTCCCAATTATTTTCAGAGGGATGGAATGCAGTTAACATAGAAACAGATCGTCAATTTGCCATTGTGTTCCATTTTGTGCACAGGCTTGCAAAAACTGTACAGGCCGGAACAACTAAACGTTAATAGCAATTTAATATCAATGAATTCACTGAGTCTATCTTTtacattttataaaataaaaaaaacttacatctGCTCTACTGAATTAACCACATTTTAAATTATTACAATTTTAGAACTACTGCAAAAATCTTGCAAATTCTTTATCCAATAGGTTATAGGATAAGAGAAAATTCACACATGTTCAGTTAATTAAGTGGGAGGTGATTCAAAACGAGAGGATTCCAGTTGCCTCTTTAAAATTTGGCTTGTGGGTGTCAACAGTAAGGTCGGTGTTTATTGCTTAAACGCAGTTGCTTTTTAATAGACATCTGAGCTGTTTGTGATAATGTGGCAACTAGTTCCCATTCAGTCTGCAATGAGGTAACTGATTTTAGTAAAAAGAAAAGTTACAAATATGCTGGATCAAGTAGTTAAAACTGAGGAGAAAAGATCAATTCCCATTCCTGTGACTATACGGAAGGTGTTCATATTGCAGTACGCAACAACACCTGTCAACAGTCACTAAATGGATTCACAACAAAATGGTTACTTGGGTGGCCAGCATCAATGAAGCATGTTTCAGTAAAATTCAGTACTTTCACAAGTGTGGGGTGTGGGAGAAGATGAACGCATTAAACTGGAAATTGCTGTTACACCAGGAAAAGCATTAAGCTAGTCTTGAACTGGAGGCACTCACCATGACAACAGCATCAACAGAGTCTCTCTGAGCAATGGCCCAAACCCCGATGGCCAGTATAGCATAATTACTCCAGAGGTAGGGCTGTGGGAGCCAGGGATACAAACAGCCCCTGTCAAATAGAAAATCATTGTAAGCTGCTCTGTTCAGGAACTCAGTCACAGCTTCTTTGAAATGTGCAACAATCCTGACTATCTGAGAGAGTACAATTCTACAAATTATGTACTTAATCATAGGTATTGCTTTATTAGAAAGCAGGTGGTTATGACTTCATGACTGACTAGTCTCTATGGGCTTTGAAACTCTACCCACTGGCACCTTTCTGTTGAGCTTTTAAAATGCTTGATATTACATTCCCGATTCCGCTTAAGCAACATAACATTTTCTCTTGCTACTTCCCCTTTAGTCTCCATTTCTGGGTAATATGTTATTCTGAGGTATGCCAAAGCTCTGCTCATTTCACTGGTGCCTACTAGgttatttccaaaaaaaatcacaaaataattTTCTAACTCTACCACAAAAATACCTCTCCTTCCCTCCAAAGATCACTCAGCACTATTTGAGAGTCACATCAAACATTCTCACCTAACTAGTGCTTTGTAgccaaaaaaaaaggaaggaggATGGGTGCAAGCCCAGCTTAGACTTACTCAATCACTTCCCTTCCCAAAAGGAGGATGGGTATTTAAGCAGCAGAGATCGCTTTCAAAGTAGACTTTCAATCCTGATACTTTGGTCCCTGCGCAATTAAAGGCAAAGGCCCGTCTCTTCAGAAACTGATACACCAACTTAAGTTTTTCCTCAATCATTGGTTGCTGTTGCCCAAGCTTAAAAAAAGTTACAACTCTGAATTCAAGGCCTTCCCAACAAACTCATTACTCATACCCCAGACTTCGACATTCTAGCCAGCATCTATGGCTCATAGTAAACTGTAAAGTAAACTGATTGATGATCATGTATATTAGTGGTTACAAGAAATTTACTGGAGAATCTCTTCAGTCTTTATAAAATTCAACcctgaaagaattccacagaagcTAGTATCTTggcaccaaatcaccctttatttacacatgtgtAGTActcaacactgatccagcttgCTCTGAGCCAGCTCacagtgagcagaacctctgacaatcctcttcatATCGTTCAGTCAGGCTCCTTGATTgggaggctgttaacctggcccaatcaagAGACTTATCCAGGAGGTCTACCTCATAACCTTGTTACAATCGCTACATTCCTCCTCCTCTAggtcatttgcctgttctttttcttgtagcttCTCCAGAGGCATTTTCACACTGAGTTGGGTCCTCTGACTCAGCCTCCTATATGGGCGGCATGTATTGGACCAGAGCCCACCTCTTGAGCTcagatcatttctgaagaaattcatcctcaggTGGTAATGGCTCAAGGCTGTGACGTCTGCCTTGTCCATCCCAAATTCCAAGATTTCTTCACCACTAGAGCATGGAGGAGAACCCAGGGGCTCTGACAGCCTTTCGGCCTGTTCTGTTCTGAGGGGCCGGGTACATGGTTTGCTCCTGTCCCATTtgagagtttgcagctttcatgtcgtccatgtgcttgttcagggctGCCCCACCCACCCAAAATTTGTAGGTCACAGGAGCTGACTTCACAGCAACTATGCTTCTTACCCACAGTCATTTCTGCAATTTCAGCACCAAACTTTGCCCCataagtaaactgtctctctcatctTGTGATTGGCATTGACGTTCCTGGTaagatcagatttaacttggtgcagtcttctccccattagcaactctgctggagatAACACTGTAGTCGTGCATGGGGTAGTCCGATAGTCAAGTAGGAACCAGGACAgcttggtatctagtgaagctgtaggagCCAGGGTACCTTTGATTGCCCACACCTTTATCTTCCAACTGGTATAATCCAGTCCTGTCAACACTGTAGCCTAAGTAAGTCACTTGGACTGCCTTCAAAATACGTATTTCCCTTCTAAAGGCATATACCTTCCTTGGAGAAACActtaaggactatgtccaagttctctaactgctctttattggtcttcacTGTCATTGGCACATCATCCAAACAAATAGTGACCTGAGGTAGGCCTTGTGAAATGTTCTCCGTCATccactgaaaaatggcacagactGATGATACCCTAAATATCAATCTTGACTACTGGTACAAACCCTTACTGGTATTAATTGGAGCATGCACTTGGGAATCCTCATTCAACCACAACTGCAGGTTTGTTTAAGATCCACACAAAGGCAAATTGGTTTGTCAGACTTCACAGATCGGTGCGACCAGTGCTGCCCATACTGGTTTGAGGATTGCTTCGCTGTCTAGCTTCCTGATTTCTGCTTCTATGGCTGCACAcgaggcaaatggcactggggaGGTTTTgcaaattgtggaattgcttcctggtcaacatgcaaagagaccttggctcTTTTGATAGTCTCTAGACAAGCCGAGGAACTTCCAGGTATTTAGTTAGGACTTCATTCAGGCagacattttctaattgaaaagtgTTGAGAAGAATCTTTATCAACAATTTGCATTCCATTAGGCTTGTGCGCAAGTGTTCTACTACAGCCGGTGATAACTGAACCGGCTGCTTCTCATACAAGACCAGAATCAAAGTTGTACACtcaatctgtaaaggttcccacTCAGCCTAGCCAAAGTCTAaggcaaacttaagggttggagtccagagtttTGGTAAAGACTGGGTTTTGCAATTACTGATACAGCCACgctggtatcaacctccattagaaccaagTAACCATTTAACcttatgtttattttgattggttctgaattggatgttgctaagcaacttAATCATTCCAATCCAGATGATGGGCTTTCTAGGGTGTGCATTCTCCTGGATACTAGCCGATGGGTTATCTTTCTCAATTCAGGCCTCATGGGACTCTTGCTTTCAAGTCCACAGACCTGCAGCAACTGCAAGGGTCTGCCAGCTTGGATCCTGAAAAAAACGTTAAcagtttggccaaggcttggctttgtttcgGAGTTTTATGGTGGTCTGGCGTAGAGTCCCTCTGTTCCGCGTATGTCCTGAGTGAGACTATGCAATTGTCTTCGTTCAAGTGGCAtttcccaagctcagtcagcTTGGTGAGGGTGTCCATATCCATTGGTATACACCATAACTCATGTCCACATACACATTTTCTAATggcaaagccagttgtagtatctatttgaagtccagttgggtttcACCTAGAAGGTGCTTTTGCACAGTCACATCGTTAATCCCACATACCGAACGttgtctcagcatctcattaaagggttaaaccaaagtcacatgcctctgccagtcattaTGACTTCGAAAATCAACACAAATTCCGCTGGTTCTcgaattgccaagtaaaactgaTAGCGTCTTAAAATTAGGGGAGGCTTACAGTCGTAATATTTCTTTATGAAATCCGTCAACTattgaaaggttttagtacctggtgcctcaggaaactttaggctcctaataaccaaaaaagctgcggGTCCaaaagctgtcaggagaattgctCATTGTGTTTATTCTTGCTGGGCAGACGGAAAGCATTCTTTCCGCAATCTtggcccagtctttgacagcaggatcaaacaagtcaagctaCCCAAATGACAcgtgatgccagaaatgcttatctcCAACTCAAAAACGTCAGCTGCAGGTGAATTCATTCAGAAGAGTACTTTTTCTTCTCTGATTGCCACCGAAGTAAATCCACAGAGGTCGGTATCCTGtcaccgagtcaccctttatttatacttACATAATATTTGACACTAGTCTGCTTCGTCAGAGTCAGCTCGCAGTACACAGAACCGCTGACATTCCTGCTTATAtcttaacagccccaatcagggaattctgGCTAACACTtagtccaatcagggatctcattcTCTGAGGACCACTTAtctgacctcattataattgCTACAAAAGCTACATCTACAAACTTCATATCTCAACACCAATAGTGAAGGTTGATTTGAGCATCTCCCtcaattggggggggggggcttagattagttcacaggtcggcgcctgttctgcactgtattactCTATTTTCTAATTGGTTCCCACAGTTCACCCTGGACCATTGAAGGTTGACGGTGCTAAAGACATGGCCCTGTCAACATCAACAGCCACCTCACCTTGGCCACTGACTAACATACCCTGCTCCAATGTTGCTGATTAAATTAGCAACATTTTAACTTGTGTGTGTCTCAATGAGCTATGTTTTTATTTCTCAGCACTTCTTTCTCATAAACCACTCTAACGTGACTGCAACAAACAGCAACCAAACTGATACAAAATGTCACTGATCCTTCAGTGCACAGAACAGCCTCAAACAAATATTGCATACTGGCACATTTCAAGGTCCATGACTACTTGCGACAGGCACAGGGTAGACACCTCAAAGTTGCAGTAGGGAAAGGCTACTATTGAAGGTCTGGAGTAGGCTGGTAATTTGTAAACCCCGCTCCAGCTGTATGATTGCAACATAAATGATAATGCACTCAGAAATGTATCCTGCATTTATGTTGAGGCATCTAAGTCAACTTGCTCATTTGTGGAAAATGAGCAAGTTTCTCCAACATCCACtttgaaatatttattcaaaaaGTACGTTTTTGCAAAAACATATTAGCACAGATTAACCTACACAAGCCTCTGGGATAAATTTATTCAATCTTTATTACTTGGTCACATCAATTTGCATTTGAGAGCAGAAGTTACTTAAAAATAACACTAACCTCTCCCTCTTACAAATTTCCCAGAAAAACTCCAGATTTACCTGCAACCTCTGCAAAGCCTAAACTCAGGTAATAATCTGGCTTTTGATTTGAATAATCTGATCTGCTGGCTTGCTGCCTTTCTAAATTTCAAGAACTTGTCAAAGCCTGGGAGACACAAGCAGAATCAGTTGCAGATTCCTACCAAACCAGGGTAACTGCCCAATGAAAAGGGAAGGTGGGAAGGTGAAGTGAGAAGGTGAGAAAGTGGAAGTAAAGTGAAGCTCTGGCACTAATTACCTCAACAAGTTGTGATTTTTACACATCTGTTGGGTCCTACTTGACTTTAGTGACAGCCTTGTCCAGGATCTCAAAATAGCTACAAGAAATATTACAGAACTGTGAATCAGGTTAGGTTATTTGGCTCTTGAATTATTTTCTCCTCCATCTCCAACTCACTTGCACCCaatgaggaaaataaatcaaG
The sequence above is a segment of the Stegostoma tigrinum isolate sSteTig4 chromosome 28, sSteTig4.hap1, whole genome shotgun sequence genome. Coding sequences within it:
- the agtrap gene encoding type-1 angiotensin II receptor-associated protein isoform X3, encoding MCKNHNLLRGCLYPWLPQPYLWSNYAILAIGVWAIAQRDSVDAVVMYLVGMLITILMDIIHIAISYDRIAGIQNNIASRDQFRFSVGMTILSLLLKPISCFFVYQMYKERGGDYNLNFGFPDLTGNRDRTSYQTIDGQEPHPQPAAFAGVKTSSTAY